Proteins co-encoded in one bacterium genomic window:
- a CDS encoding DUF3365 domain-containing protein, producing MRFLTILTLLATLAICGCGDKGKQQTPASQTPAATATAADDHAAELTACRTAVDRLGQALRGALQEAIAANGAIGALEVCNVEALPLAKTISTEEGVIIGRTSLRVRNPANAPDDWEQARLAEFATRKAAGEDLGAMEVWEVVDDDAGHKTFRYLKAIGTAPMCLQCHGGELAPDVAAAVKKLYPDDAATGFAVGDLRGAFTVSKPLS from the coding sequence TCCTGACCCTGCTGGCGACGCTGGCCATCTGCGGCTGCGGCGACAAGGGCAAGCAGCAGACGCCCGCTTCGCAGACACCTGCTGCAACCGCCACGGCCGCGGACGACCACGCCGCCGAACTGACCGCCTGCCGCACGGCCGTCGACCGGCTGGGCCAGGCCCTGCGCGGCGCCCTGCAGGAGGCCATCGCGGCGAACGGCGCCATCGGCGCCCTGGAGGTCTGCAACGTCGAGGCCCTGCCGCTGGCCAAGACGATCAGCACCGAGGAGGGCGTGATCATCGGGCGGACCAGCCTGCGCGTCCGCAACCCCGCCAACGCCCCCGACGACTGGGAGCAGGCGCGCCTCGCGGAGTTCGCGACGCGCAAGGCGGCCGGCGAGGACCTCGGCGCGATGGAGGTCTGGGAGGTCGTCGACGACGACGCGGGCCACAAGACCTTCCGCTACCTGAAGGCCATCGGCACCGCGCCGATGTGCCTGCAGTGCCACGGCGGCGAGCTGGCGCCGGACGTGGCCGCGGCCGTGAAGAAGCTGTACCCGGACGACGCCGCGACGGGCTTCGCCGTCGGCGACCTGCGGGGCGCCTTCACCGTGAGCAAGCCGCTGAGCTGA
- a CDS encoding AI-2E family transporter, translating into MERDRFQKIFLLLLVIAVSALFARMLKSFLLSILLAAIFAGLARPLYNRLLAWMRGRKVLASLTTLLIVFLVVAVPLGAVLGVVASQALRISETAIPWAQQRLAEPDAMARLLASMPFQAQIEPYRELLLTKAGEVVGSAGALLFQSVSAMTRGTINALLQLFVLLYCMYFFLMDGPSLLRHAIWYLPMQEKDERRLLDRFTSVTRATIKGTLLIGLAQGVLAGLAFAVAGIEGAVFWGTVMVVTSVIPGVGAGLIWLPAVLILLVTGETARGLLLGAFCGLVVSSIDNLLRPRLVGHDTQLHELLIFFGTVGGLLLFGMSGFIVGPIVAGLFVSVWDIYGTAFHDDLQNTGPPADA; encoded by the coding sequence ATGGAACGCGACCGTTTCCAGAAGATCTTCCTGCTGCTGCTGGTGATCGCCGTCTCGGCGCTGTTCGCCCGCATGCTGAAGTCCTTCCTGCTGTCCATCCTGCTCGCGGCGATCTTTGCCGGCCTGGCCCGCCCCCTCTACAACCGGCTCCTGGCCTGGATGCGCGGGCGCAAGGTGCTGGCCTCGCTGACGACCCTGCTGATCGTGTTCCTGGTCGTGGCGGTGCCCCTGGGCGCGGTGCTGGGCGTGGTCGCCTCCCAGGCGCTGCGCATCAGCGAGACCGCCATCCCCTGGGCCCAGCAGCGGCTCGCCGAACCCGACGCGATGGCCCGCCTGCTGGCCTCGATGCCCTTCCAGGCGCAGATCGAGCCCTACCGCGAGCTGCTGCTGACCAAGGCCGGCGAGGTCGTGGGCTCGGCCGGCGCGCTGCTGTTCCAGAGCGTGAGCGCCATGACCCGCGGCACCATCAACGCCCTGCTGCAGCTGTTCGTCCTGCTGTACTGCATGTACTTCTTCCTGATGGACGGCCCGTCCCTGCTGCGCCACGCCATCTGGTACCTGCCCATGCAGGAGAAGGACGAGCGCCGGCTGCTGGACCGCTTCACCTCGGTCACCCGCGCCACCATCAAGGGGACGCTGCTGATCGGCCTGGCGCAGGGCGTCCTGGCCGGCCTCGCGTTCGCGGTCGCGGGCATCGAGGGCGCCGTGTTCTGGGGCACGGTCATGGTCGTGACGTCGGTGATCCCGGGCGTGGGCGCGGGCCTGATCTGGCTGCCCGCCGTCCTGATCCTGCTGGTGACCGGCGAGACGGCGCGCGGCCTGCTGCTGGGCGCCTTCTGCGGCCTGGTCGTCAGCAGCATCGACAACCTGCTGCGGCCGCGCCTGGTCGGCCACGACACCCAGCTGCACGAGCTGCTGATCTTCTTCGGGACCGTCGGCGGGCTGCTGCTGTTCGGCATGTCGGGGTTCATCGTCGGGCCCATCGTGGCCGGCCTGTTCGTGTCGGTCTGGGACATCTACGGCACCGCGTTCCACGACGACCTGCAGAACACCGGCCCCCCCGCGGACGCCTGA
- a CDS encoding PDZ domain-containing protein, protein MIRPLTTKPWLASLALVALALTLSVSVALADDGKTVKVRTIVLTDDDAAGGDENLRVEVKKEDGKTHLKVWKVEDGKEVLVEDRELGDEEALKVAGRSIIVLDGEDVALGDEEYKFFKRGDGDEDFWAQLGEGDATWTAAGGGAWLGVQVRELGEQLGAYFGAKDGGALVESVVEDSPAAKAGFQAGDVILTLGGEPVADPDDVITTVRGMAKGDQLEAKVLRKGKEMTLKAELAEREGGAAVVRSLGMAPHAMQMRKFRSGGPEHEEIRRLHRELAPGTDEIENLHADIAELRAMIDELREKMAQQK, encoded by the coding sequence ATGATCCGCCCCCTGACGACAAAACCCTGGCTCGCGAGCCTGGCCCTGGTGGCCCTGGCGCTCACCCTCTCGGTCTCGGTCGCCCTGGCCGACGACGGCAAGACCGTCAAGGTCCGCACCATCGTCCTGACGGACGACGACGCGGCCGGCGGCGACGAGAACCTGCGGGTCGAGGTGAAGAAGGAAGACGGCAAGACGCACCTGAAGGTCTGGAAGGTCGAGGACGGCAAGGAGGTCCTGGTCGAGGACCGCGAGCTCGGCGACGAGGAGGCCCTGAAGGTCGCCGGCCGCAGCATCATCGTCCTGGACGGCGAGGACGTCGCCCTCGGCGACGAGGAATACAAATTCTTCAAGCGCGGCGACGGCGACGAGGATTTCTGGGCGCAGCTCGGCGAGGGCGACGCGACCTGGACGGCGGCCGGCGGCGGCGCCTGGCTGGGCGTGCAGGTGCGCGAGCTGGGCGAGCAGCTAGGCGCGTACTTCGGCGCCAAGGACGGCGGCGCCCTGGTCGAGTCCGTGGTGGAGGATTCGCCGGCGGCCAAGGCCGGCTTCCAGGCCGGCGACGTGATCCTCACTCTGGGCGGCGAGCCGGTCGCCGACCCCGACGACGTCATCACGACCGTGCGCGGCATGGCGAAGGGCGACCAGCTCGAGGCCAAGGTCCTGCGCAAGGGCAAGGAGATGACGCTGAAGGCCGAGCTGGCCGAGCGCGAGGGCGGCGCCGCGGTGGTCCGCTCCCTGGGCATGGCGCCGCACGCGATGCAGATGCGCAAGTTCCGCTCCGGCGGCCCCGAGCACGAGGAGATCAGGCGCCTGCACCGCGAGCTGGCCCCGGGGACCGATGAAATCGAGAACCTGCACGCCGACATCGCCGAGCTGCGCGCGATGATCGACGAGCTGCGCGAGAAGATGGCCCAGCAGAAGTGA
- a CDS encoding class I SAM-dependent methyltransferase: MTSFYTAFADHYEKVFPVREPAVAFLLDAVPPGARVLDLGCGPGHHCGRLAAADRQPEGLDLDVGMIRAARGRYPGIPFHVGDLAALSALPGSWDAAYCIGNVASHVDDEGTAGWLTDLAARMSPGAPLVVQTVDWDALAGETFHRFADLDLGGGAVFAREYRDLGPERTRFLTRLVVEGRTLFAGEVELYPRTAAAWRDHFVAAGFDVKGHFADFARAPYPAGGGGSVWLVHRR; the protein is encoded by the coding sequence ATGACGTCCTTCTACACCGCCTTCGCCGACCACTACGAGAAGGTCTTCCCGGTGCGCGAGCCGGCGGTGGCCTTCCTGTTGGACGCCGTGCCGCCCGGCGCGCGCGTGCTGGACCTCGGCTGTGGGCCGGGGCACCACTGCGGGCGCCTGGCCGCCGCCGACCGCCAGCCCGAGGGCCTGGACCTGGACGTGGGGATGATCCGCGCCGCCCGCGGCCGCTACCCCGGCATTCCCTTCCACGTCGGCGACCTGGCCGCGCTGTCGGCGCTGCCCGGCAGCTGGGACGCCGCCTACTGCATCGGCAACGTCGCCTCCCACGTCGACGACGAGGGCACGGCCGGCTGGCTGACGGACCTGGCCGCGCGCATGTCGCCCGGCGCGCCGCTGGTCGTGCAGACCGTCGACTGGGACGCGCTGGCCGGCGAGACGTTCCATCGCTTCGCCGACCTCGACCTGGGCGGCGGCGCCGTCTTCGCGCGGGAGTACCGCGACCTCGGTCCCGAGCGGACCCGCTTCCTGACGCGGCTGGTCGTGGAGGGGCGCACGCTGTTCGCCGGCGAGGTCGAACTCTACCCGCGCACCGCGGCGGCCTGGCGGGACCACTTCGTCGCGGCGGGCTTCGACGTGAAGGGGCACTTCGCCGATTTCGCCCGCGCGCCCTACCCGGCGGGCGGCGGCGGCAGCGTCTGGCTGGTTCACCGCCGCTGA